Proteins encoded in a region of the Streptomyces sp. NBC_01298 genome:
- a CDS encoding branched-chain amino acid ABC transporter permease, with amino-acid sequence MTTFLELLLGGLSMGSVYALIALGFVVIFKATEVVNFAHASLLLAGGYVTATLHEELGFWGALLAGALSAAAVGAAIEFLVMRRYRGQDQSVLAIVTIGVDILLITDLTRRLGTDVLSLGDPWGDRVVHLGAVTVPQTRIAAILAAGLLITVFLLVFRHTSWGVAMRAAAEQPETAALMGVRLGRVSLAAWAVAGALAAVAALFLTVFPTPGLERATSLAALKAFPAAILGGLDSTSGALAGGLIVGVTEALATGYQGQLTFLGRGIGDLAPYLVMVAVLLIRPAGLLGTKELARV; translated from the coding sequence ATGACCACCTTCCTCGAACTGCTCCTCGGCGGGCTGTCCATGGGCTCCGTCTACGCCCTGATCGCCCTCGGCTTCGTGGTCATCTTCAAGGCCACCGAAGTGGTCAACTTCGCCCACGCGTCCCTGCTGCTGGCCGGCGGCTACGTCACCGCGACCCTGCACGAGGAACTCGGATTCTGGGGCGCGCTCCTGGCCGGCGCGCTCTCGGCGGCCGCCGTGGGCGCGGCGATCGAGTTCCTGGTGATGCGCCGCTACCGGGGCCAGGACCAGAGCGTGCTGGCCATCGTCACCATCGGCGTCGACATCCTCCTCATCACCGACCTCACCCGGCGCCTCGGCACCGACGTGCTCTCCCTCGGCGACCCGTGGGGCGACCGCGTGGTCCACCTCGGCGCGGTCACGGTGCCCCAGACCCGGATCGCCGCCATCCTCGCCGCCGGGCTGCTGATCACCGTGTTCCTGCTGGTGTTCCGGCACACCTCCTGGGGCGTGGCCATGCGCGCCGCCGCAGAACAGCCCGAGACGGCCGCGCTGATGGGCGTACGGCTGGGCCGGGTCTCGCTCGCGGCGTGGGCCGTGGCCGGGGCGCTGGCCGCCGTCGCCGCGCTCTTCCTGACCGTCTTCCCCACGCCCGGCCTGGAGCGGGCCACGTCCCTCGCCGCCCTCAAGGCCTTCCCGGCCGCGATCCTCGGCGGCCTCGACTCCACCTCCGGCGCACTGGCCGGCGGGCTGATCGTGGGCGTCACCGAGGCGCTGGCCACCGGCTACCAGGGTCAGTTGACCTTCCTCGGCCGGGGCATCGGCGACCTGGCTCCGTACCTGGTGATGGTCGCGGTCCTGCTGATCCGCCCCGCCGGACTCCTCGGCACGAAGGAGCTCGCCCGTGTCTGA
- a CDS encoding branched-chain amino acid ABC transporter permease: MSDTRSPVLHPEAVAPAAATRLRLLTSRNATVAAAGLVLLALPFYLDRFWLQAGLFAIAAAIGAIGLNLLTGATGQLSMGHAFFLAVGAYGYCALAGDGSTAGGHTLVGLGLPSWLAAVLAVALAGAAGGLFSPIAGRLRGAYLGIATLALIFIGQHVLFNATSVTGGFNGREVEPLSLFGFTFDDTETVIAAVPFQSAEKLWYVALAALLGGALFARGVLRGRPGRAMNALRDHSIAAGVMGVPVARYRAAVFVLSSMYAGLAGVLLALVFQRTVPDYFGMVLSLEYLAMIVIGGLGTVAGAVVGAVFVSLLPPLLTRYSEALPLVSAPGTGGVSPGEASRYLYGAAVVVAVLFLPGGLTGITRIVRTRTTPSKERT; encoded by the coding sequence GTGTCTGACACCCGCAGCCCCGTGCTGCACCCCGAGGCCGTCGCCCCGGCGGCGGCCACCCGGCTCCGGCTGCTCACCTCCCGGAACGCGACGGTGGCGGCCGCCGGCCTGGTGCTGCTCGCGCTGCCGTTCTACCTCGACCGGTTCTGGCTGCAGGCCGGGCTGTTCGCCATCGCCGCCGCCATCGGGGCCATAGGGCTCAACCTGCTCACCGGAGCCACCGGCCAGCTCTCGATGGGCCACGCCTTCTTCCTCGCCGTCGGGGCCTACGGGTACTGCGCGCTCGCCGGGGACGGCAGCACGGCGGGCGGCCACACCCTGGTCGGACTCGGCCTGCCCAGCTGGCTCGCCGCGGTCCTGGCCGTCGCCCTCGCCGGGGCGGCGGGCGGCCTCTTCAGCCCCATCGCCGGCCGCCTTCGCGGCGCGTACCTGGGCATCGCCACACTCGCGCTGATCTTCATCGGCCAGCACGTGCTGTTCAACGCCACCAGCGTCACCGGCGGGTTCAACGGCCGGGAGGTGGAGCCGCTGTCCCTCTTCGGCTTCACCTTCGACGACACCGAGACCGTCATCGCCGCCGTCCCCTTCCAGTCCGCCGAGAAGCTCTGGTACGTCGCCCTCGCGGCCCTCCTCGGCGGCGCCCTGTTCGCACGCGGCGTCCTGCGGGGCCGGCCCGGCCGGGCCATGAACGCCCTGCGCGACCACAGCATCGCCGCCGGGGTGATGGGCGTGCCGGTCGCCCGGTACCGGGCCGCCGTCTTCGTCCTGTCGTCCATGTACGCGGGGCTGGCCGGCGTCCTGCTCGCCCTCGTCTTCCAGCGCACGGTGCCCGACTACTTCGGCATGGTGCTGTCCCTGGAGTACCTGGCCATGATCGTGATCGGTGGCCTGGGCACCGTCGCGGGCGCCGTCGTGGGCGCGGTCTTCGTCTCCCTGCTGCCCCCACTCCTCACCCGCTACAGCGAAGCCCTCCCGCTGGTGTCCGCGCCCGGAACGGGCGGTGTCTCGCCGGGCGAGGCCTCCCGCTATCTGTACGGAGCGGCCGTCGTCGTGGCCGTCCTGTTCCTGCCCGGTGGACTCACCGGCATCACCCGGATCGTCCGCACCCGCACCACACCCTCGAAGGAGCGAACGTGA
- a CDS encoding ABC transporter substrate-binding protein gives MNRRRHAAAVLAAALVLTGAAGCSGKAKPADGDKPAASGGVKAGAGVSDKTIKLGALTDMTGVYASLGKSVTQAQQLWVKQTNAAGGICGRTIELTVRDHGYDPQKALAAYTELEPSVLGFAQFIGSPFVSAVKTRIDGKDKGLVIPQAWSASLLGSPYIRTVGATYDVETINAVGFLLDQKRIASGDKIGHVYFEGDYGENALTGSKAIAAESGLTVVEQKIKPTDNDMTAQVAALKQAGVKAVVISAGPRQAASLVGVAAAGGWNVPFVGNNSAFAPQLLATPAGAALQKDYYVASSALPIGSTEAGPAALAAAYKAEYPDAGLDNGVVAGYSAGALFGEVLKKACADKDLTREGIRAALLSLKSYDNGFGITHDFSDPKAPSTRQSVILKPDATVPGGMKVVKEAAAAPAATKFTPAS, from the coding sequence GTGAACAGAAGAAGGCACGCTGCCGCGGTCCTGGCGGCCGCACTCGTCCTGACCGGCGCCGCCGGGTGCAGTGGCAAGGCAAAGCCCGCCGACGGGGACAAGCCCGCCGCCTCGGGCGGGGTCAAGGCCGGGGCCGGGGTGAGCGACAAGACCATCAAGCTCGGCGCGCTCACCGACATGACCGGCGTCTACGCCTCCCTCGGCAAGAGCGTCACCCAGGCCCAGCAGCTGTGGGTCAAGCAGACCAACGCGGCGGGCGGCATCTGCGGCCGCACCATCGAGCTGACGGTCCGCGACCACGGCTACGACCCGCAGAAGGCCCTCGCCGCCTACACCGAGCTGGAGCCCTCGGTGCTGGGCTTCGCCCAGTTCATCGGATCCCCGTTCGTCTCCGCCGTCAAGACGCGGATCGACGGCAAGGACAAGGGGCTGGTCATCCCGCAGGCCTGGTCCGCCTCCCTGCTCGGCAGCCCGTACATCCGCACGGTGGGAGCGACGTACGACGTCGAGACGATCAACGCCGTCGGCTTCCTCCTCGACCAGAAGCGGATCGCCTCGGGCGACAAGATCGGGCACGTCTACTTCGAGGGCGACTACGGCGAGAACGCCCTGACCGGCTCCAAGGCCATCGCCGCGGAGTCCGGGCTGACCGTCGTCGAGCAGAAGATCAAGCCCACCGACAACGACATGACCGCCCAGGTGGCCGCGCTCAAGCAGGCCGGGGTCAAGGCCGTGGTCATCAGCGCCGGCCCCCGCCAGGCGGCCTCGCTCGTCGGAGTCGCCGCGGCGGGCGGCTGGAACGTCCCGTTCGTCGGCAACAACTCGGCCTTCGCGCCGCAGCTCCTGGCCACCCCGGCGGGCGCGGCCCTGCAGAAGGACTACTACGTGGCCTCCTCGGCCCTGCCGATCGGCTCGACCGAGGCCGGACCGGCCGCCCTGGCCGCCGCGTACAAGGCCGAGTACCCGGACGCCGGCCTGGACAACGGCGTGGTGGCCGGGTACAGCGCCGGAGCCCTGTTCGGGGAGGTGCTGAAGAAGGCCTGCGCCGACAAGGACCTGACCCGCGAGGGGATCCGGGCGGCCCTGCTGAGCCTGAAGTCCTATGACAACGGTTTCGGCATCACGCACGACTTCTCGGACCCGAAGGCCCCCTCCACCCGGCAGAGCGTGATCCTGAAGCCCGACGCGACGGTCCCGGGCGGCATGAAGGTGGTCAAGGAGGCCGCCGCGGCACCCGCCGCGACGAAGTTCACTCCCGCTTCCTGA
- a CDS encoding GNAT family N-acetyltransferase produces the protein MILRSLHDRSDLAARFERDPAMNLMELGDLDDLPWPHTSWYTVSEDGPVALLYAVGDVPTLLGFTRPGQAAALEELAEALLPVLPRRFLGHLTGTAAKVLESGYAAQSHTTLLRMALTEPDLADRYASGPWRPAPLSRDDLPELLELFEQAYPGNWFDDRMLDTGQYVGARQAGQLVAVAGVHVHSAAYRVAAIGNVTTHPRVRGQGAAGACVAELCRRLAETADHIGLNVRADNATAVRLYHRLGFSEVTEFTEALFTARP, from the coding sequence GTGATCTTGCGCAGCCTCCACGACCGATCAGACCTGGCCGCCCGCTTCGAACGGGACCCGGCCATGAACCTGATGGAACTCGGCGACCTCGACGACCTGCCGTGGCCCCACACCAGCTGGTACACCGTGTCCGAGGACGGACCGGTGGCGCTGCTCTACGCTGTCGGTGACGTACCGACGCTGCTGGGCTTCACCCGCCCCGGGCAAGCGGCCGCCCTGGAGGAGCTGGCCGAGGCACTGCTGCCCGTACTCCCCCGGCGTTTCCTCGGACATCTGACCGGAACCGCCGCGAAGGTCCTGGAATCCGGCTACGCGGCGCAGTCACACACCACTTTGCTGCGCATGGCGCTGACCGAGCCCGACCTGGCCGACCGGTATGCCTCCGGACCGTGGCGGCCCGCCCCGCTGAGCCGCGATGACCTCCCCGAGCTGCTCGAACTGTTCGAGCAGGCGTATCCGGGCAACTGGTTCGACGACCGCATGCTCGACACCGGCCAGTACGTCGGTGCCCGGCAGGCCGGGCAGTTGGTCGCCGTGGCCGGAGTGCACGTGCACTCCGCGGCGTACCGGGTCGCCGCGATCGGGAACGTCACCACCCATCCGCGGGTCCGCGGGCAGGGCGCCGCCGGCGCCTGCGTCGCCGAGCTGTGCCGACGGCTGGCAGAGACCGCGGACCACATCGGACTGAACGTCCGTGCGGACAACGCCACCGCCGTCCGCCTCTACCACCGGCTCGGCTTCAGCGAGGTAACCGAGTTCACGGAAGCGCTCTTCACCGCGCGCCCGTAG
- a CDS encoding cold-shock protein: MATGTVKWFNSEKGFGFIEQDGGGPDVFAHYSNINAQGFRELQEGQKVEFQVTQGQKGPQAEDIRPL; encoded by the coding sequence ATGGCCACCGGAACTGTGAAGTGGTTCAACTCGGAAAAGGGCTTCGGCTTCATCGAGCAGGACGGCGGCGGCCCCGACGTCTTCGCCCACTACTCCAACATCAACGCCCAGGGCTTCCGTGAGCTCCAGGAGGGCCAGAAGGTCGAGTTCCAGGTCACCCAGGGCCAGAAGGGCCCGCAGGCCGAGGACATTCGTCCCCTCTGA
- a CDS encoding TOBE domain-containing protein: MESYTMGQAAELLGVSVDTVRRWADAGRFPTHRQGTRRIVEGPDLAAFCVEVAQEGADAEDTPHTSARNAFPGIVTAIKLGEVSAQVEVQAGPHRVVSLLTREAVEELGLQPGVTVTARVKSTSVHVQRA, translated from the coding sequence ATGGAGTCGTACACGATGGGACAGGCCGCCGAGCTACTGGGCGTGAGCGTCGACACGGTGCGGCGGTGGGCGGACGCGGGCCGCTTCCCGACCCATCGGCAGGGAACCCGGCGCATCGTGGAGGGGCCCGACCTCGCCGCGTTCTGCGTGGAGGTCGCCCAAGAGGGCGCCGACGCCGAGGACACCCCTCACACCTCGGCGCGCAACGCGTTCCCGGGGATCGTCACCGCGATCAAACTGGGCGAGGTGTCGGCGCAGGTGGAGGTCCAGGCGGGCCCGCACCGGGTGGTGTCGCTGCTGACCCGGGAAGCCGTCGAGGAACTCGGCCTGCAGCCGGGTGTGACGGTCACCGCCCGGGTGAAGTCGACCAGCGTGCACGTCCAACGCGCCTGA
- a CDS encoding HAAS signaling domain-containing protein → MKTSADPVRDYLSAVERESSALPSERRRELLADLAEHIEVTRAERPGVTIGEVLAELGDPRTIAATALAEAGSEGAGVPAAGGTDTAGALVRRGKVHPLVPLLMLTLPFLFAALFPSVPGSNFCSTLFRVVGAVLLCTSVRWTRVQKTTGVLLTAVVPTVATGVWKWALAAPVGDTPAHLANAATLALLAGTTAWLWRVRRA, encoded by the coding sequence ATGAAGACCTCGGCCGACCCCGTACGCGACTACCTCTCCGCCGTCGAACGCGAGAGCTCCGCACTGCCCTCCGAACGGCGCCGGGAACTCCTCGCCGACCTTGCCGAACACATCGAGGTGACGCGCGCCGAGCGTCCCGGCGTCACGATCGGCGAGGTCCTGGCGGAGCTGGGAGACCCCCGTACGATCGCGGCGACGGCACTGGCCGAGGCGGGCAGCGAGGGCGCGGGTGTCCCGGCAGCCGGCGGGACCGACACCGCGGGCGCACTGGTCCGGCGCGGGAAGGTCCACCCCCTGGTCCCGCTCCTGATGCTCACCCTCCCCTTCCTGTTCGCCGCGCTCTTCCCCTCCGTGCCCGGCTCGAATTTCTGCAGCACCCTGTTCCGCGTCGTCGGCGCGGTGCTCCTCTGCACCTCGGTGCGCTGGACCCGGGTCCAGAAGACGACCGGTGTCCTGCTCACCGCCGTCGTGCCGACCGTCGCCACCGGCGTCTGGAAGTGGGCCCTCGCCGCCCCGGTGGGCGATACCCCGGCCCACCTGGCCAACGCGGCGACGCTCGCCCTGCTGGCCGGCACGACGGCATGGCTCTGGCGGGTCCGCCGCGCCTGA
- a CDS encoding PadR family transcriptional regulator, whose amino-acid sequence MEPGDSTKQARAAAQLRKGVLEYCVLALMRDRPRYGVELLHALEDSGTLATSQGTVYPLLSRLRRDDLVTTTWQESATGPPRRYYALTDSGRAALDEFARVWPGFRNAVDGFLATPHHSTGDPA is encoded by the coding sequence ATGGAACCAGGTGATTCGACCAAGCAGGCCCGGGCTGCCGCCCAGCTGCGCAAGGGTGTCCTGGAGTACTGCGTGCTCGCACTGATGCGGGACCGCCCCCGGTACGGCGTGGAGCTCCTGCACGCCCTGGAGGACTCCGGCACCCTGGCCACCAGCCAGGGCACGGTCTACCCGCTGCTCTCCCGGCTGCGCCGCGACGACCTGGTCACCACGACCTGGCAGGAGTCCGCCACCGGACCGCCCCGCCGCTACTACGCGCTCACCGACAGCGGCCGGGCCGCGCTCGACGAGTTCGCCCGGGTCTGGCCCGGCTTCCGCAACGCCGTCGACGGCTTCCTCGCCACCCCGCACCACTCCACCGGAGACCCCGCATGA
- a CDS encoding helix-turn-helix domain-containing protein produces the protein MGSSVTPGADVAREDKFDWFCETVSSDVMPVMLSTRHTTDFRAKITDLDLGVVRLSSMACSPVLSRRTPAHVRRGDPEHLQLALISQGAFRISQRGSESVVAGALVLTDSSRPSEGASAGGQGEAIVLQMPRPAVGLRPDRVDRLLARSLAADRGSGAVLADFLRTLLTHGPRCRPEELRGMGAIALDLATACLARHLGDLGEAPAEARAQETLQRIHRFIDNNLGDPDLTPQVIADRHNMSLRGLYALFADQPRSVAARIRESRLARAHADLARGETRSRPVQAIAARWGFSSAAAFSRAFREAYGITPTEHRAASPAVTPGYGLPGSCEPAPSA, from the coding sequence ATGGGCTCGTCGGTGACGCCGGGAGCCGACGTGGCGCGCGAGGACAAATTCGACTGGTTCTGCGAGACGGTGTCCAGCGATGTGATGCCGGTCATGCTCAGTACCCGGCACACGACCGACTTCCGCGCCAAGATCACGGACCTGGATCTCGGCGTGGTGCGGTTGTCCTCCATGGCGTGCTCGCCGGTCCTCTCGCGCCGCACCCCGGCCCACGTCCGGCGCGGCGATCCCGAGCACCTGCAGCTGGCCCTCATCAGTCAAGGCGCCTTCCGGATCTCCCAGCGGGGCAGTGAGTCGGTGGTCGCGGGGGCACTCGTGCTCACGGACTCCTCACGGCCGAGCGAAGGGGCCAGCGCGGGCGGGCAGGGCGAGGCGATCGTCCTCCAGATGCCCCGCCCCGCGGTAGGGCTGCGCCCGGACCGGGTGGACCGCCTCCTCGCGCGGAGCCTGGCCGCCGACAGGGGGTCGGGGGCGGTCCTGGCCGACTTCCTGAGGACCCTGCTCACGCACGGCCCGCGCTGCCGCCCGGAGGAACTGCGCGGGATGGGGGCCATCGCCCTCGACCTGGCCACCGCCTGCCTCGCGCGGCACCTCGGCGACCTGGGCGAGGCGCCTGCCGAGGCGCGCGCACAGGAGACCCTGCAGCGGATCCACCGCTTCATCGACAACAACCTCGGCGACCCGGACCTGACCCCTCAGGTGATCGCCGACCGGCACAACATGTCCCTGCGAGGCCTTTACGCCCTCTTCGCCGACCAGCCGCGGAGCGTCGCGGCACGGATCCGCGAAAGCCGGCTGGCACGCGCCCACGCCGACCTCGCCCGGGGGGAGACGCGATCTCGGCCCGTACAGGCGATCGCGGCCCGCTGGGGATTCTCCAGCGCCGCCGCGTTCAGCCGGGCATTTCGCGAAGCCTACGGAATCACCCCGACCGAACACCGCGCGGCCTCCCCGGCCGTCACCCCGGGGTACGGTCTTCCGGGCTCGTGCGAGCCGGCGCCCTCGGCGTAG
- a CDS encoding class I SAM-dependent methyltransferase: MTDHQAETGAAYDGVVELYASLFADRLETQPFSRAMINTFAELARATGNPRVADVGCGPGHLTAMLHGLGLDAFGLDLSAAMVDHARRAHPTLRFDEARMEALPVEDAALGGVLAHYSMIHTPPGELPALLAEQARVLVPGGLLLASFFGTDGPEPVRFDHKVTPAYSWPVDRFAESLAAAGLVPFARLVHDPASERGFLDAHVLARRPEAT; this comes from the coding sequence ATGACGGATCATCAAGCCGAGACCGGGGCGGCCTACGACGGGGTCGTCGAGCTGTACGCCTCGCTGTTCGCCGACCGGCTGGAGACGCAGCCCTTCTCGCGAGCCATGATCAACACCTTCGCCGAACTGGCGCGCGCGACGGGCAACCCGCGAGTGGCGGACGTCGGGTGCGGTCCCGGGCACCTGACGGCCATGCTGCACGGCCTGGGGCTCGACGCCTTCGGGCTCGACCTCTCCGCGGCCATGGTCGACCACGCCCGGCGGGCCCACCCGACGCTGCGGTTCGACGAGGCGCGCATGGAGGCCCTGCCCGTCGAGGACGCCGCGCTCGGCGGCGTACTGGCCCACTACTCGATGATCCACACCCCGCCCGGGGAGCTGCCCGCGCTGCTCGCCGAGCAGGCGCGCGTCCTGGTGCCCGGGGGCCTGCTCCTTGCCTCGTTCTTCGGGACCGACGGACCGGAGCCGGTCCGCTTCGACCACAAGGTGACGCCCGCCTACAGCTGGCCGGTGGACCGGTTCGCCGAATCACTGGCAGCGGCGGGCCTCGTCCCGTTCGCCCGGCTGGTCCACGACCCGGCCTCCGAGCGCGGATTCCTCGACGCCCACGTGCTGGCCCGCCGCCCGGAGGCGACGTAA
- a CDS encoding glucose PTS transporter subunit IIA codes for MNTPVAGPGTLAEQILRGVGGAENIESLTHCATRLRFQLHDGAKADTAGLDALAGVMATVPQSGDRLQIVIGGAVARVYSEIMNLPSMAGGAAPGAKSDADVKAAMRAKSRGRYAWVDNFFEYLSDSFRPLMGVLLGSSLIIAIASVLDALGFVDFRAADKSATWVFVDAMWRSVLYFLPIMVAYNSAKKLKIDPWVGAAVMAAVMTPNFTGMLNPKSGIPGITCSTNGTLGTQECVAHVFGLPMQLNDYGGQVFVPLLMVAVLALVYKGLQRIFPETVHLVFVPFFSMLIMIPITAFLIGPMGVWAGNGLGEGLSWLNGNAPIVFAILIPLLYPFLVPLGLHWPLNALMLVNINTLGYDFIQGPMGAWNFACFGATAGVLLLSLRHREKEMRQTATGALAAGLLGGISEPSLYGIHLRFKRIYPRMLVGCLVGGVLVGVLGGVDTKAFAFTSLLTIPVFSPMATYGIAITAAFFVSMALVYFSDFRTPEERVQANAERDAAEAASRAEAGAADDRELVTVGAATATAGASTGTTAGPESTTGAPAPTPTPAPTPTPGKGTELAAPVAGRVVGLDEVGDPVFASRALGEGVGIEPADGRVVAPVDGELIIVAATGHAFGIRTADGIEVLVHIGIDTVQMKGEGFDVRTEAGRQVSVGDLLVEVDLDAVRAAEHPTVTLMTVTNTADLTSVEPHTGQTVAAGAPVVTVRR; via the coding sequence ATGAACACACCCGTAGCCGGACCCGGCACGCTGGCGGAGCAGATCCTCCGCGGCGTCGGCGGAGCCGAGAACATCGAGAGCCTCACGCACTGCGCGACGAGGCTCCGCTTCCAGCTCCACGACGGGGCGAAGGCCGACACCGCCGGGCTCGACGCCCTCGCCGGCGTCATGGCCACCGTGCCCCAGTCCGGTGACCGCCTGCAGATCGTGATCGGCGGAGCCGTCGCACGCGTCTACTCCGAGATCATGAACCTGCCGTCCATGGCGGGCGGCGCCGCGCCGGGCGCGAAGTCCGACGCCGACGTCAAGGCCGCGATGCGGGCCAAGAGCCGCGGACGCTACGCCTGGGTGGACAACTTCTTCGAGTACCTCTCCGACTCGTTCCGCCCGCTCATGGGCGTCCTGCTGGGCTCCTCGCTCATCATCGCGATCGCCTCGGTCCTCGACGCCCTGGGCTTCGTCGACTTCCGTGCCGCGGACAAGTCCGCCACCTGGGTGTTCGTCGACGCCATGTGGCGCTCGGTCCTGTACTTCCTGCCGATCATGGTCGCGTACAACTCGGCCAAGAAGCTGAAGATCGATCCCTGGGTCGGCGCCGCCGTGATGGCCGCGGTGATGACCCCGAACTTCACGGGCATGCTCAACCCGAAGTCCGGCATCCCCGGCATCACGTGCAGCACCAACGGGACCCTCGGCACCCAGGAGTGCGTGGCGCACGTCTTCGGCCTGCCGATGCAGCTGAACGACTACGGCGGCCAGGTCTTCGTGCCGCTGCTGATGGTCGCCGTGCTCGCCCTGGTCTACAAGGGACTGCAGCGGATCTTCCCGGAGACCGTGCACCTGGTCTTCGTGCCGTTCTTCAGCATGCTGATCATGATCCCGATCACGGCCTTCCTCATCGGCCCGATGGGCGTCTGGGCCGGCAACGGTCTCGGTGAGGGCCTGTCCTGGCTGAACGGCAACGCCCCGATCGTCTTCGCGATCCTCATCCCGCTGCTCTACCCGTTCCTGGTGCCGCTGGGCCTGCACTGGCCGCTGAACGCCCTCATGCTCGTGAACATCAACACCCTGGGCTACGACTTCATCCAGGGCCCCATGGGCGCCTGGAACTTCGCCTGCTTCGGCGCGACCGCCGGTGTGCTGCTCCTCTCGCTCCGCCACCGCGAGAAGGAGATGCGCCAGACCGCCACCGGAGCCCTGGCCGCGGGTCTGCTCGGCGGCATCTCCGAGCCCTCCCTGTACGGCATCCACCTGCGCTTCAAGCGGATCTACCCGCGCATGCTCGTGGGCTGCCTCGTGGGCGGCGTGCTCGTGGGCGTCCTGGGCGGCGTGGACACCAAGGCCTTCGCCTTCACCTCCCTGCTGACCATCCCGGTCTTCTCCCCGATGGCCACCTACGGCATCGCGATCACCGCCGCCTTCTTCGTCTCCATGGCGCTCGTGTACTTCTCCGACTTCCGCACCCCGGAGGAGCGCGTCCAGGCCAACGCCGAGCGCGACGCCGCCGAGGCCGCCTCCCGGGCGGAGGCCGGCGCGGCCGATGACCGAGAGCTCGTCACCGTCGGCGCGGCGACGGCCACCGCGGGGGCTTCGACCGGCACCACCGCCGGCCCTGAGTCCACGACCGGCGCTCCCGCCCCCACCCCCACCCCCGCGCCCACTCCCACCCCCGGTAAGGGAACCGAGCTCGCCGCACCGGTCGCGGGCCGGGTCGTCGGCCTCGACGAAGTCGGCGACCCCGTCTTCGCCTCCCGCGCGCTCGGCGAGGGCGTGGGCATCGAGCCGGCGGACGGCCGCGTCGTCGCCCCGGTCGACGGAGAGCTGATCATCGTCGCCGCCACCGGCCACGCCTTCGGCATCCGTACCGCCGACGGCATCGAGGTGCTCGTCCACATCGGCATCGACACGGTGCAGATGAAGGGGGAGGGCTTCGACGTCCGTACCGAGGCCGGACGGCAGGTCTCCGTCGGCGACCTCCTCGTCGAGGTCGACCTCGACGCCGTGCGCGCGGCGGAGCACCCGACGGTCACCCTCATGACCGTCACGAACACCGCCGACCTCACCTCGGTCGAGCCGCACACCGGGCAGACCGTCGCCGCCGGCGCGCCCGTGGTGACCGTAAGGCGCTGA